Proteins encoded within one genomic window of Bradyrhizobium sp. AZCC 1719:
- a CDS encoding type II toxin-antitoxin system RatA family toxin: MPRFSSKRRVHHTASHMFDLVADVERYPEFVPLCQSLRIRQRTQKADGTEVVVADMTISFKLVRESFTSRVTLDRPNLKIMVEYLKGPFSNLENRWTFEPKSETDCDVGFFLSYEFKSRMLAMLMGTMFDTAFQRFAAAFEKRADAVYGKPATGTRS; this comes from the coding sequence ATGCCTCGCTTTTCCAGCAAGCGCCGGGTTCATCATACCGCGTCGCACATGTTCGATCTGGTCGCCGATGTCGAGCGCTATCCGGAGTTCGTGCCGCTGTGCCAATCGCTGAGGATACGGCAACGTACGCAGAAAGCTGACGGCACTGAAGTCGTCGTCGCCGACATGACGATATCGTTCAAGCTGGTACGGGAATCCTTCACCAGCCGGGTGACGCTGGACCGGCCGAACCTGAAAATCATGGTCGAGTATCTGAAGGGCCCTTTCAGCAATCTGGAGAACCGCTGGACGTTCGAACCGAAATCCGAAACCGACTGCGACGTCGGATTCTTCCTGTCCTACGAATTCAAGAGCCGGATGCTGGCGATGCTGATGGGGACGATGTTCGATACGGCCTTCCAGCGTTTTGCCGCCGCGTTCGAAAAGCGGGCGGACGCGGTTTACGGCAAGCCCGCCACCGGGACCCGAAGCTAG
- a CDS encoding DNA-3-methyladenine glycosylase: MVQNSKPAGAAALRLGKPLKRSFFDRSVHEVAPDLIGATLLVDGVGGTIVEVEAYHHLDPAAHSFRGPTPRNRVMFGPPGFAYVYRSYGIHWCVNFVCEEEGSASAVLIRALEPTHGLPAMRRRRGLQDERALCSGPGKLTEALGITIKHNELPLDVSPIALHARVGRLDIAAGVRIGITKAVDLPWRYGLKGSRFLSKPF; this comes from the coding sequence ATGGTTCAAAACTCCAAGCCTGCCGGCGCCGCCGCCCTCCGGCTCGGCAAGCCGCTGAAACGCTCGTTTTTCGACCGCAGCGTGCACGAGGTCGCGCCCGACCTGATCGGGGCAACGCTCCTGGTCGACGGCGTCGGCGGCACCATCGTCGAGGTCGAGGCCTATCACCATCTGGACCCGGCCGCGCATTCGTTCCGCGGGCCGACGCCGCGCAACCGCGTGATGTTCGGCCCGCCGGGTTTTGCCTATGTCTACCGCTCCTATGGCATCCACTGGTGCGTCAACTTCGTCTGCGAAGAGGAAGGCTCCGCCAGCGCCGTGCTGATCCGTGCGCTGGAGCCGACCCATGGCCTCCCCGCCATGCGCCGCCGCCGCGGCCTGCAGGATGAGCGGGCGTTGTGTTCGGGGCCGGGCAAGCTCACGGAAGCGCTTGGGATCACGATCAAGCACAATGAACTGCCGCTCGACGTGTCGCCGATCGCCCTGCATGCGCGCGTGGGCAGACTCGACATTGCCGCAGGCGTGCGGATCGGCATAACCAAAGCGGTCGATCTGCCATGGCGCTACGGATTGAAGGGGTCGAGATTTTTGAGCAAGCCGTTCTGA
- a CDS encoding NAD(P)-dependent oxidoreductase produces the protein MTTLERVGFIGLGGMGRGLVKNLVAKGVAVTAYDLNPAAMAVAKSFGATAASGLQEIRDNCRIVMICVNEAEDVEALMICSDGLLASPAPGFIVVDHTTGSPQMVAKLDRMVRAAGGRYAEAPMTRTPKHADIGKVNVLFGGERDLLDDLRPYFELYAENIFHIGPLGHAIRLKLIHNYIAFANVAAWCEGFALAAKDGLDLSQLIRIISAAGGKSGMLDLYGQATLDGDFTPLMSLANARKDVRYYARWLEEAGLPGFMAEAVHQTYRQAALLGHDGESCTAVIKAYEAVTGVEARVGPKEQQGN, from the coding sequence ATGACGACACTCGAACGCGTTGGCTTTATTGGCCTCGGTGGAATGGGACGAGGCTTGGTCAAGAACCTCGTCGCCAAGGGCGTGGCGGTCACCGCCTACGATCTCAACCCGGCGGCCATGGCCGTTGCCAAATCGTTCGGCGCGACCGCTGCCAGCGGTCTTCAGGAAATTCGCGACAATTGCCGCATCGTCATGATTTGCGTCAACGAGGCCGAGGATGTCGAGGCGTTGATGATTTGCAGCGATGGGCTGCTCGCCAGTCCGGCGCCGGGATTCATCGTCGTGGATCACACCACCGGCAGCCCGCAGATGGTCGCAAAGCTCGACCGCATGGTGCGGGCAGCCGGCGGTCGGTATGCCGAAGCACCTATGACGCGAACCCCGAAACACGCCGACATCGGCAAGGTCAACGTACTGTTCGGCGGCGAGCGTGACCTGCTCGACGACCTCAGGCCCTATTTTGAGCTCTATGCCGAAAACATCTTCCACATCGGCCCATTGGGACACGCGATCCGCCTCAAGCTCATTCACAACTATATCGCCTTCGCCAATGTGGCGGCGTGGTGCGAGGGGTTTGCGCTCGCGGCCAAGGACGGGCTCGACCTCTCGCAACTCATCCGCATCATCTCGGCGGCCGGCGGCAAGAGCGGCATGCTCGATCTTTACGGCCAGGCTACGCTTGATGGCGACTTCACCCCGCTTATGTCGTTGGCGAACGCCCGCAAGGACGTCCGCTATTACGCGCGCTGGCTGGAGGAGGCGGGTCTGCCCGGGTTCATGGCGGAGGCCGTGCACCAGACCTACCGGCAGGCGGCGCTGCTCGGGCACGACGGCGAGTCCTGCACCGCCGTCATCAAGGCTTACGAGGCCGTGACTGGCGTAGAGGCACGGGTAGGACCGAAGGAGCAACAAGGCAACTGA
- the lipA gene encoding lipoyl synthase, with the protein MVVLVDTVSLNQVRPRHPEKVNRPDALSPPKPDWIRVRAPNTRGYADTRKIVKENGLVTVCEEAGCPNIGECWDKKHATFMIMGDTCTRACAFCNVKTGMPGALEANEPEHVAEATFKLGLTHVVVTSVDRDDLADGGAEHFAQTIRAIRARCPTTTIEILTPDFLRKEGALEVVAAAKPDVFNHNLETVPARYLTVRPGARYFHSIRLLQRVKEIDPTIFTKSGIMVGLGEERHEVLQVMDDLRSADVDFLTIGQYLQPTRKHHAVMRYVTPDEFAGYEKVAYTKGFLMVSASPLTRSSHHAGEDFAKLRAARAALHG; encoded by the coding sequence ATGGTCGTTCTCGTCGATACCGTTTCCCTGAACCAGGTTCGCCCGCGTCACCCCGAAAAGGTGAACCGGCCGGATGCGCTGTCGCCGCCGAAGCCGGACTGGATCCGGGTGCGCGCGCCGAACACCCGCGGCTATGCCGACACGCGAAAGATCGTCAAGGAGAACGGCCTCGTCACGGTGTGCGAGGAGGCCGGCTGCCCGAATATCGGCGAGTGCTGGGACAAGAAGCACGCCACCTTCATGATCATGGGGGACACCTGCACGCGGGCCTGCGCGTTCTGCAACGTCAAGACCGGCATGCCCGGCGCGCTCGAGGCCAATGAGCCGGAACATGTCGCGGAGGCGACCTTCAAGCTCGGGCTGACCCACGTCGTGGTGACCTCGGTCGATCGCGACGACCTCGCCGACGGCGGCGCCGAGCACTTTGCGCAGACGATTCGCGCCATTCGCGCGCGCTGCCCGACCACGACCATCGAAATCCTCACCCCCGACTTCCTGCGCAAGGAAGGCGCGCTGGAGGTGGTCGCGGCAGCCAAGCCGGATGTATTCAACCACAATCTGGAAACCGTGCCGGCGCGTTATCTCACGGTACGCCCGGGCGCGCGCTACTTCCATTCGATCCGGCTCCTGCAGCGGGTCAAGGAGATTGATCCCACGATCTTCACCAAATCAGGCATCATGGTTGGCCTCGGCGAGGAGCGCCACGAGGTGCTGCAGGTGATGGACGATCTGCGCTCCGCGGACGTCGATTTCCTGACCATCGGGCAGTATCTGCAGCCGACCCGCAAGCATCACGCCGTCATGCGCTACGTGACCCCTGACGAATTCGCGGGCTACGAGAAGGTCGCCTATACCAAGGGTTTTCTTATGGTGTCGGCCAGTCCGCTGACCCGCTCGTCGCATCATGCGGGCGAGGATTTTGCCAAGCTCAGGGCGGCGCGGGCTGCGCTACACGGTTGA